The following proteins come from a genomic window of Halomarina ordinaria:
- a CDS encoding dolichyl-phosphate hexose transferase, which yields MSLESAAEDGEDEYTFDDLSVVMGTYNEEAAIGTVLSDIERVTDGRAEVVCVDGSSDRTPDIAREHGARVIEQEPQGYGVAVREAVLAAERPVVVTTDCDDTYPMEALPRFLERINEGYDVVSGDRLYHGASAMPAFNRLGNHAFALLASALMGRRVHDTTTGMRAYRRDVVRRIRWTENTGLSAELLVRPLMRDYRVREEPIDYRERAGETKLDPLAGGAAIAGSILRVCLEERLR from the coding sequence ATGAGCCTGGAGTCCGCGGCGGAGGACGGTGAGGACGAGTACACCTTCGACGACCTGAGCGTCGTCATGGGGACGTACAACGAGGAAGCGGCCATCGGGACGGTCCTCTCGGACATCGAACGCGTCACCGACGGCCGCGCCGAGGTGGTCTGCGTCGACGGGTCGTCTGACCGGACGCCCGACATCGCCCGCGAGCACGGCGCGCGCGTCATCGAACAGGAACCGCAGGGCTACGGTGTCGCGGTCCGCGAGGCCGTCCTCGCCGCCGAGCGGCCCGTCGTCGTCACCACCGACTGCGACGACACCTACCCCATGGAGGCGCTCCCGCGCTTCCTCGAGCGAATCAACGAGGGGTACGACGTGGTCAGCGGCGACCGCCTCTACCACGGGGCCTCGGCGATGCCGGCGTTCAACCGCCTCGGCAACCACGCCTTCGCGCTGCTGGCGAGCGCCCTCATGGGCCGGCGCGTCCACGACACCACCACCGGGATGCGCGCCTACCGCCGCGACGTCGTCCGGCGCATCCGCTGGACGGAGAACACCGGCCTCTCGGCCGAACTGCTCGTCCGGCCGCTGATGCGCGACTACCGGGTGCGCGAGGAACCCATCGACTACCGCGAGCGCGCCGGCGAGACGAAACTCGACCCGCTCGCCGGCGGCGCGGCCATCGCCGGCTCCATCCTCCGCGTCTGCCTCGAAGAGCGGCTACGCTGA
- a CDS encoding TMEM175 family protein: MRVRTVEGEGVDRVNAISDGVFAIVLTLLVLQFEVPDVPAADLWPALRAMRPLVVSYLLTFSVVGLYWVVHHNLFDRVVRHDRVLLYLNLLFLLTVSFLPFPTELVGVYGTRLAWTLYAVNFAVIGLLMTCIWAYAARRAFLAAEVGERTARLVTLRSLISPAVFLVSIAVSLVNLDAAYLTPLLIVPLQALWVRRYGRPSRP, from the coding sequence ATGCGGGTGCGGACCGTCGAGGGGGAGGGAGTCGACCGGGTGAACGCCATCAGCGACGGCGTCTTCGCCATCGTCCTCACCCTGCTGGTCCTCCAGTTCGAGGTGCCCGACGTGCCCGCCGCCGACCTCTGGCCGGCACTACGGGCGATGCGCCCGCTCGTCGTCAGCTACCTCCTCACCTTCTCAGTCGTCGGCCTCTACTGGGTGGTCCACCACAACCTCTTCGACCGCGTCGTCCGCCACGACCGGGTGCTGCTCTACCTCAACCTCCTCTTCTTGCTCACGGTGTCGTTCCTCCCGTTCCCCACGGAACTCGTCGGGGTGTACGGGACCCGGCTGGCGTGGACGCTGTACGCGGTCAACTTCGCCGTCATCGGCCTGCTGATGACCTGCATCTGGGCGTACGCGGCGAGACGCGCGTTCCTCGCCGCAGAGGTCGGCGAGCGGACGGCCCGCCTCGTCACGCTCCGCAGCCTCATCAGCCCCGCCGTCTTCCTCGTCTCCATCGCCGTGAGCCTCGTGAACCTCGACGCCGCCTACCTCACCCCCCTGCTCATCGTCCCCCTGCAGGCGCTGTGGGTACGTCGATACGGTCGCCCGTCCCGTCCCTGA
- a CDS encoding ABC transporter ATP-binding protein, whose amino-acid sequence MSNELTHTPASTTDATDATTAVPRTADPDGAPVLELDGVSKAFGDTTVVEDLDVTVHEGELLTLLGPSGCGKTTTLRLIAGLERPTSGTVRLNGETVSGDGFVPPEERDVGVVFQDFALFPHLTAAENIAFGLRDLAGDERERRVANLLELVGLPDKGEAMPDELSGGQRQRVALARSLAPEPHLLLLDEPFSNLDVDLRVEMREEVRRILSEAGVTAVSVTHDQEEAMSISDRVAVISAGRLEQVDTPERVFQQPASRFVAGFLGHASFLAGSVEGEVVETGLGPVARERIPGLTAEYDGTDIDVLVRPDDVHAHADGPDNGTVVHRRYLGPTVLYRVELDAGDTISCMHNHADEVGLDDRVRVDLTADHELAWFPRGERAW is encoded by the coding sequence ATGTCGAATGAACTGACACACACGCCGGCGTCCACGACGGACGCCACCGACGCGACGACAGCCGTACCGCGCACCGCCGACCCCGACGGGGCACCCGTCCTCGAACTCGACGGCGTCTCCAAGGCCTTCGGCGACACCACCGTCGTCGAGGACCTCGACGTCACCGTCCACGAGGGCGAACTGCTCACGCTGCTCGGCCCCTCGGGGTGCGGCAAGACCACGACGCTCCGGCTCATCGCGGGCCTCGAACGTCCCACCTCGGGAACGGTCCGCCTGAACGGCGAGACCGTCTCCGGCGACGGGTTCGTCCCGCCCGAGGAGCGCGACGTCGGCGTCGTCTTCCAGGACTTCGCGCTGTTCCCCCACCTCACGGCGGCCGAGAACATCGCCTTCGGGTTGCGCGACCTCGCGGGGGACGAACGCGAGCGCCGCGTCGCCAACCTCCTCGAACTCGTCGGGTTGCCGGACAAGGGCGAGGCGATGCCGGACGAACTCTCGGGCGGCCAGCGCCAGCGCGTCGCGCTCGCGCGTTCGCTCGCGCCCGAACCGCACCTCCTCCTGCTCGACGAACCGTTCTCGAACCTCGACGTCGACCTGCGCGTCGAGATGCGCGAGGAGGTCCGGCGAATCCTCTCCGAGGCGGGCGTCACCGCCGTCTCGGTCACGCACGACCAGGAGGAGGCGATGTCCATCTCCGACCGCGTCGCCGTCATCTCGGCGGGGCGACTCGAACAGGTCGACACCCCCGAGCGGGTCTTCCAGCAACCCGCCTCGCGGTTCGTCGCGGGGTTCCTCGGCCACGCGAGCTTCCTCGCCGGGTCGGTCGAGGGGGAGGTGGTCGAGACGGGCCTCGGTCCCGTCGCCCGCGAGCGCATCCCGGGGCTGACCGCCGAGTACGACGGCACCGACATCGACGTGCTGGTGCGTCCGGACGACGTCCACGCCCACGCCGACGGCCCCGACAACGGGACCGTCGTCCATCGGCGCTACCTCGGGCCGACGGTGCTCTACCGCGTCGAACTCGACGCCGGCGACACTATCTCCTGCATGCACAACCACGCCGACGAGGTCGGCCTCGACGACCGCGTCCGCGTCGACCTGACCGCCGACCACGAGCTGGCGTGGTTCCCGCGAGGTGAGCGAGCGTGGTAG
- a CDS encoding winged helix-turn-helix domain-containing protein, producing MSETEQEPSITECSDCVAPAEAFSIVANETRLSILEALWRAEERPVRFSRLREAVGMRDSAQFNYHLGKLTDQFVVRTDEGYDLRHAGTKVVQAVLAGSFNEHPHVDPFPVEGTCLWCSGDLEARYDDEMLAVVCTDCDRRHGRYSFPPGGLNDRTTEEVARAFDQRVRHLHCLAADGVCPECSGRMETLLVSEGDCCLGDGLRADHVCRQCNHRLCSAVGLRLLDQSDVVAFHRDHGVDLGSTPYWTLDWCVSDDSVTVLDTDPWRVEVAIELGGETLRVTMDGDLAVCETTREEVRRDT from the coding sequence ATGAGCGAAACGGAGCAGGAGCCGAGCATCACGGAGTGTTCGGACTGCGTCGCCCCCGCCGAGGCGTTCTCCATCGTCGCCAACGAGACGCGCCTCTCCATCCTCGAGGCGCTCTGGCGCGCCGAGGAGCGACCGGTCCGGTTCTCCCGTCTGCGCGAGGCCGTTGGGATGCGCGACAGCGCGCAGTTCAACTACCACCTCGGGAAGCTGACCGACCAGTTCGTCGTCCGAACCGACGAGGGCTACGACCTGCGCCACGCCGGTACGAAGGTCGTCCAGGCCGTCCTCGCCGGGTCGTTCAACGAACACCCGCACGTCGACCCGTTCCCAGTCGAGGGGACCTGCCTGTGGTGCTCGGGCGACCTGGAGGCGCGCTACGACGACGAGATGCTCGCGGTCGTCTGTACCGACTGCGACCGACGCCACGGCCGGTACTCCTTCCCGCCGGGCGGGTTGAACGACCGGACGACCGAGGAGGTGGCGCGGGCGTTCGACCAGCGCGTCCGCCACCTCCACTGTCTCGCCGCCGACGGCGTCTGTCCCGAGTGCAGCGGCCGGATGGAGACCCTGCTCGTGAGCGAGGGGGACTGCTGTCTCGGCGACGGCCTCCGCGCCGACCACGTCTGTCGCCAGTGCAACCACCGCCTCTGTTCGGCCGTCGGCCTCCGCCTCCTCGACCAGTCGGACGTCGTCGCCTTCCACCGCGACCACGGCGTCGACCTGGGGTCGACCCCCTACTGGACGCTCGACTGGTGCGTCTCCGACGACTCCGTCACCGTCCTCGACACCGACCCCTGGCGCGTCGAGGTCGCCATCGAACTCGGGGGCGAGACGCTCCGCGTGACGATGGACGGCGACCTCGCGGTGTGCGAGACGACCCGCGAAGAGGTCAGGCGCGATACATAA
- a CDS encoding Na+/H+ antiporter NhaC family protein, with the protein MEDQRFTPRGLDDVDPAHRPSLAVAVLPVVALVAFLGVGSAVLGLDPHVPLLWSIVFVGLLGRYVLGWSWDHLYDGIARSLRMGLQAVLILFVIYGLISTWISAGTIPSLMYYGLDLLSPRTFLPVTALLAAVVAFAIGSSWTTMGTLGVAFVGIGSGLGVPAPMTVGAILSGAYAGDKQSPLSDTTNLAAAVTNTDLYEHIRAMRAGTAVAFGLALLAYVVIGLGFDGAIPAGRIGEIQGTLTGTYSVTPLAFAPLAVTFGLALYGVPALPTLVSGVFAGVGTSVLLQGESFVDAWTVFMSGTAPETGLSLVNDLLASGGLSGSAWTVAVVVAALSLGGLLEATGVLAVLADRLARGARSTGGLIAATGVSALATNALTAQQYMSIVVPGMTLRTVYEELGLTSRDLSSAIESAGTPTGALFPWHAGAVFVFGVTGVETLAYAPYYFFGVLSPLVLFAAALRGIRPASVATDDADAAGAD; encoded by the coding sequence ATGGAGGACCAGCGATTCACACCGCGCGGACTCGACGACGTCGACCCGGCCCACCGGCCCTCGCTGGCCGTGGCGGTGCTGCCGGTCGTCGCGCTCGTCGCGTTCCTCGGGGTGGGGTCGGCCGTCCTCGGCCTCGACCCACACGTCCCGTTGCTCTGGAGTATCGTCTTCGTCGGCCTGCTCGGTCGCTACGTCCTCGGCTGGTCGTGGGACCACCTCTACGACGGCATCGCCCGGAGCCTCCGGATGGGCCTGCAGGCGGTGCTCATCCTGTTCGTCATCTACGGGCTCATCTCGACGTGGATCAGCGCGGGGACCATCCCGTCGCTGATGTACTACGGCCTCGACCTGCTCTCGCCGCGGACGTTCCTGCCCGTGACGGCCCTGCTCGCGGCCGTCGTCGCCTTCGCCATCGGTTCCTCGTGGACCACGATGGGGACGCTCGGCGTCGCCTTCGTCGGCATCGGGTCGGGCCTCGGCGTCCCCGCACCGATGACCGTCGGGGCCATCCTGTCGGGGGCCTACGCGGGCGACAAGCAGTCGCCGCTCTCGGACACGACGAACCTCGCCGCCGCCGTCACCAACACCGACCTCTACGAGCACATCCGGGCGATGCGGGCGGGGACGGCCGTCGCCTTCGGCCTCGCGCTCCTCGCGTACGTCGTCATCGGCCTCGGGTTCGACGGGGCGATTCCCGCAGGCCGCATCGGCGAGATTCAGGGCACGCTCACGGGCACCTACAGCGTGACGCCGCTCGCGTTCGCCCCGCTCGCGGTCACCTTCGGCCTCGCGCTGTACGGCGTCCCGGCGCTCCCGACGCTCGTCTCGGGCGTCTTCGCCGGCGTCGGGACGAGCGTCCTCCTGCAGGGTGAGTCGTTCGTCGACGCCTGGACCGTCTTCATGTCCGGCACCGCCCCCGAGACGGGCCTCTCGCTGGTCAACGACCTGCTCGCCAGCGGCGGCCTCTCCGGGTCGGCGTGGACCGTCGCCGTCGTCGTCGCGGCGCTCTCGCTCGGCGGCCTCCTCGAGGCGACGGGCGTGCTGGCCGTCCTCGCGGACCGCCTCGCGCGCGGCGCCCGGAGCACCGGTGGACTCATCGCGGCGACGGGCGTCTCCGCGCTCGCCACGAACGCCCTCACCGCCCAGCAGTACATGAGCATCGTCGTCCCGGGGATGACGCTCCGGACCGTCTACGAGGAACTCGGCCTCACCTCGCGTGACCTCTCGAGCGCCATCGAGTCCGCCGGGACGCCGACGGGCGCGCTGTTCCCGTGGCACGCGGGCGCGGTGTTCGTCTTCGGCGTCACGGGCGTCGAGACGCTCGCGTACGCGCCGTACTACTTCTTCGGCGTCCTCTCGCCGCTCGTCCTGTTCGCGGCGGCGCTCCGGGGCATCCGCCCGGCGAGCGTCGCCACTGACGACGCCGACGCCGCAGGCGCGGACTGA
- a CDS encoding sodium-dependent transporter, producing the protein MSERETWSTNLGFVLAAIGSAVGLGNIWRFPWLTAENGGSAFLVVYLGLVVAIGVPGLVAEFVIGRRGHRDPVGAFRALSRSRWWPVVGVYAVGTTLLVLTFYSVVGGWILRYTVGSLTGAYVADPATYFGTVSFGPEAVVAHLVFLGVVGAIIATGVSGGIERSSKAMMPAIVVLLGGLAVWAFSLPGAAGGYEFFLSFDVATLRENFLAILGPAAGQALFTLSLGAGSMLTYASYLDRDESLPADATVIAVANTLIGVLTGLVVFPLLFSQGLPPGSGGEGALFIALAEAFASLPAGGVVAPLFFGVVLLAAVSSAISMLETPVAYLVDEHAVPRRRATLGVVGLLAVTGSATALAPSAFGLIAGTLADLALTGGLLAFVVFVGWVLGRDAVDEYRAGAGSLSTPLAGAWHALVAWGLPVVLGFTLLTSLASLAGVALGVELRVALTLGALVVVRTLVRMGRERRPVAGAD; encoded by the coding sequence ATGAGTGAACGTGAGACGTGGTCGACCAACCTCGGGTTCGTGCTCGCCGCCATCGGGAGCGCGGTGGGGTTGGGTAACATCTGGCGGTTTCCCTGGCTCACGGCGGAGAACGGGGGGAGTGCCTTCCTCGTCGTCTACCTCGGTCTCGTCGTCGCCATCGGCGTCCCGGGACTCGTCGCCGAGTTCGTCATCGGACGGCGCGGCCACCGCGACCCGGTCGGCGCGTTCCGCGCGCTCTCGCGCTCGCGGTGGTGGCCGGTCGTCGGCGTCTACGCCGTCGGGACGACGCTGCTCGTCCTCACCTTCTACAGCGTCGTCGGCGGGTGGATACTGCGTTACACGGTCGGGAGCCTGACGGGCGCGTACGTCGCGGACCCGGCGACGTACTTCGGGACGGTGTCGTTCGGCCCGGAGGCGGTCGTCGCCCACCTCGTCTTTCTCGGCGTCGTCGGGGCCATCATCGCGACGGGCGTCAGCGGCGGTATCGAGCGCTCCTCGAAGGCGATGATGCCGGCCATCGTGGTCCTGCTCGGCGGCCTCGCCGTCTGGGCGTTCTCGCTCCCGGGAGCCGCCGGCGGCTACGAGTTCTTCCTCTCGTTCGACGTCGCGACGCTCCGCGAGAACTTCCTCGCCATCCTCGGCCCCGCCGCCGGCCAGGCGCTGTTCACCCTCTCGCTCGGCGCGGGGTCGATGCTGACGTACGCCTCCTACCTCGACCGCGACGAGTCGCTGCCCGCCGACGCCACCGTCATCGCGGTGGCGAACACCCTCATCGGCGTGCTCACCGGTCTCGTCGTCTTCCCGCTGCTGTTCTCGCAGGGCCTGCCCCCGGGCAGCGGCGGAGAGGGGGCGCTGTTCATCGCGCTCGCGGAGGCGTTCGCCTCGCTCCCGGCCGGTGGCGTGGTCGCGCCGCTGTTCTTCGGCGTCGTGCTCCTCGCGGCGGTGTCGAGCGCCATCAGCATGCTGGAGACGCCGGTGGCCTACCTCGTCGACGAACACGCCGTCCCCCGGCGGCGGGCGACCCTCGGCGTCGTGGGCCTGCTCGCGGTGACCGGGTCGGCGACGGCGCTCGCTCCCAGCGCGTTCGGCCTCATCGCCGGGACGCTCGCGGACCTCGCGCTCACCGGCGGCCTGCTCGCGTTCGTCGTCTTCGTGGGCTGGGTGCTCGGCCGGGACGCCGTCGACGAGTACCGCGCCGGGGCGGGGTCGCTCTCGACACCCCTGGCCGGGGCGTGGCACGCGCTGGTCGCGTGGGGCCTCCCGGTGGTCCTCGGGTTCACCCTCCTCACGAGCCTCGCCTCGCTGGCCGGCGTGGCGCTCGGCGTGGAACTGCGCGTCGCCCTGACGCTCGGCGCGCTCGTCGTGGTGCGCACGCTGGTGAGGATGGGCCGCGAGCGCCGGCCGGTCGCGGGCGCCGATTGA
- a CDS encoding alpha/beta hydrolase: MRADAPDPQVSAVVDELVRTGVPEWHAMSVDCARRVEDDVFGGEVRVDLPLVRDLAFDGPGGSVPVRVYRPTLDEPRPVLVFYHGGGWVLGTLDSVDGVCRDLATRAGCVVVSVDYRLAPERPFPAAVDDAFAAVEWVWANAASLGGDPARLVVGGTSAGGNLAAVTALRAREESLDATLAGQLLCYPMADREDTDSTHENADGPLLTRRDVAWFWEQYLRSPVDAHNPFAAPLRARDLSGLPPALVVTAGFDPLRDEGVAYARRLAEAGVPADHDHYPSMVHGFLSLTGAVDVADEAMDGVADWVAATLSG, translated from the coding sequence ATGCGCGCCGACGCCCCCGACCCGCAGGTGAGCGCCGTCGTCGACGAACTCGTCCGGACCGGCGTCCCCGAGTGGCACGCGATGAGCGTCGACTGCGCCCGCCGTGTCGAGGACGACGTCTTCGGCGGCGAGGTGCGCGTCGACCTGCCGCTGGTCCGGGACCTCGCGTTCGACGGCCCCGGTGGGTCGGTTCCGGTCCGCGTCTACCGACCGACGCTCGACGAACCGCGGCCCGTCCTCGTCTTCTACCACGGCGGCGGCTGGGTGCTCGGGACGCTCGACTCCGTCGACGGCGTCTGCCGGGACCTCGCGACGCGCGCCGGTTGTGTCGTCGTGAGCGTCGACTACCGCCTCGCGCCCGAACGCCCCTTCCCCGCCGCGGTCGACGACGCCTTCGCCGCCGTCGAGTGGGTGTGGGCGAACGCGGCGAGCCTCGGGGGCGACCCCGCTCGGCTCGTCGTGGGCGGGACGAGCGCCGGCGGGAACCTCGCGGCCGTCACCGCCCTGCGTGCGCGCGAGGAGTCCCTCGACGCGACGCTCGCCGGCCAGCTGCTCTGTTATCCGATGGCCGACCGCGAGGACACCGACTCCACCCACGAGAACGCCGACGGCCCGCTGCTCACCCGTCGCGACGTCGCGTGGTTCTGGGAGCAGTACCTCCGGAGCCCCGTCGACGCGCACAACCCCTTCGCGGCGCCGCTTCGCGCACGCGACCTCTCGGGCCTCCCGCCGGCACTCGTCGTCACCGCCGGGTTCGACCCCTTGCGGGACGAGGGAGTGGCCTACGCTCGCCGGCTGGCGGAGGCGGGCGTGCCCGCCGACCACGACCACTACCCGAGCATGGTCCACGGGTTCCTGAGCCTCACGGGGGCGGTGGACGTCGCGGACGAGGCGATGGACGGCGTCGCGGACTGGGTGGCGGCGACGCTGTCGGGGTGA
- a CDS encoding DUF7846 domain-containing protein yields MTNAGPVRRFAARRAWSLALCALAALAGLSVLLVARELFPYLTVNHDEGVYLQQAAMLLEGNLWLTTDHPGAFRPWFFVQDGARLYPKYSPVPSLLFAPGVAVGAPRVVLGLVAAGNVALVGLLVREAYDAPTGLLAAGVALATPFFVLISAAFLPYAPTTLLNLLFALGYVRMVRRGSYRYALLAGVAVGLAFFARPYTAVLFAAPFIVHALLTLVRVVRERGVRGASVVPTARLLTVVALLGTAGVAVTLAYNRVVTGEALLFPYQAFAPLDGPGFGYRRLLNHDVVYTPALALRTAGHLLWELATRWTVAPPVGTLLALVGLLTVRGEGEAGPEALPDRTLRLLFVGVAVSVVVGNVFFWGSFNVLADLGDPTDGFMSEFGPFYHFDLLLPLAAFGAAGARLLVRRGRAVLAARTDYLRLAALVVLVVSAPALVGAQVTALDGPVEEHAAETEKYRTGVEPVAEASFDRALVFVPRTYGPWLNHPFQTLRNGGSLSSGDVLYAQDRDAAGNFAVVDRYPERTLYRFTYQGEWGTDPEARVTPALQELSVREGERHAVETTVGTVGTPSTARLETAEGTATVPVEASGESATVEWALDDDGAAVGGESVPLAADGTETVALTVTFVQEGGSTLTYRQEVAVDASEGSVRILWPGKTSVCSLTTDCGREGTYLPDGDYVSGASVNTTVRTR; encoded by the coding sequence GTGACGAACGCCGGCCCCGTTCGACGGTTCGCCGCCCGACGAGCCTGGTCGCTCGCGCTCTGTGCCCTCGCCGCGCTCGCCGGTCTCTCGGTCCTCCTCGTCGCCCGCGAACTGTTCCCCTACCTGACGGTGAACCACGACGAGGGGGTCTACCTCCAGCAGGCGGCGATGCTGCTGGAGGGGAACCTCTGGCTCACGACCGACCACCCCGGGGCGTTCCGCCCGTGGTTCTTCGTCCAGGACGGCGCGCGCCTCTACCCGAAGTACTCGCCCGTCCCGTCGCTGCTGTTCGCGCCGGGGGTCGCCGTCGGAGCACCGCGGGTCGTCCTCGGCCTCGTCGCGGCGGGGAACGTCGCGCTCGTCGGTCTGCTCGTCCGGGAAGCGTACGACGCGCCGACGGGCCTCCTCGCCGCCGGGGTCGCGCTGGCGACGCCGTTCTTCGTGCTCATCTCCGCCGCGTTCCTCCCCTACGCCCCGACGACGCTGCTGAACCTGCTGTTCGCGCTCGGATACGTCCGGATGGTCCGCCGGGGGAGCTACCGGTACGCCCTCCTCGCCGGGGTCGCCGTCGGCCTCGCGTTCTTCGCCCGGCCGTACACGGCGGTGCTGTTCGCGGCGCCGTTCATCGTCCACGCGCTCCTCACGCTCGTGCGAGTGGTCCGTGAGCGGGGGGTGCGCGGGGCGAGCGTCGTCCCCACCGCGCGCCTGCTGACCGTCGTCGCCCTGCTCGGGACCGCCGGCGTGGCCGTCACACTGGCGTACAACCGGGTCGTCACGGGCGAGGCGCTCCTGTTCCCCTACCAGGCGTTCGCGCCGCTCGACGGCCCCGGGTTCGGCTACCGACGGCTCCTGAACCACGACGTGGTGTACACGCCCGCGCTCGCGCTCCGGACGGCGGGCCACCTGCTGTGGGAACTCGCGACGCGCTGGACCGTCGCGCCCCCCGTCGGGACGCTCCTCGCGCTCGTCGGCCTGCTCACCGTCCGCGGAGAGGGTGAGGCGGGTCCCGAGGCGCTCCCCGACCGGACGCTCCGCCTGCTGTTCGTCGGCGTCGCGGTCAGTGTCGTCGTCGGCAACGTCTTCTTCTGGGGGTCGTTCAACGTCCTCGCGGACCTCGGTGACCCGACCGACGGGTTCATGAGCGAGTTCGGCCCCTTCTACCACTTCGACCTGCTGTTGCCCCTCGCGGCGTTCGGCGCGGCGGGGGCACGCCTGCTCGTGCGGCGGGGGCGCGCAGTCCTCGCCGCGCGGACCGACTACCTCCGCCTCGCGGCGCTGGTCGTCCTCGTGGTCAGTGCGCCCGCCCTGGTGGGCGCGCAGGTGACGGCCCTCGACGGGCCCGTCGAGGAACACGCCGCCGAGACGGAGAAGTACCGGACGGGCGTCGAACCGGTGGCCGAGGCGTCGTTCGACCGCGCGCTCGTGTTCGTCCCCCGGACGTACGGCCCGTGGCTCAACCACCCGTTCCAGACGCTCCGGAACGGCGGGTCGCTCTCGTCGGGTGACGTGCTCTACGCGCAGGACCGCGACGCCGCGGGGAACTTCGCGGTCGTCGACCGCTACCCCGAGCGAACGCTCTACCGCTTCACCTACCAGGGCGAGTGGGGGACCGACCCCGAGGCCCGGGTGACGCCCGCGCTCCAGGAACTCTCGGTCCGCGAGGGCGAGCGCCACGCGGTCGAGACGACGGTCGGAACCGTCGGGACGCCCTCGACGGCACGTCTGGAGACCGCGGAGGGGACCGCGACGGTCCCCGTCGAGGCGAGCGGCGAGTCGGCGACCGTCGAGTGGGCGCTCGACGACGACGGGGCGGCGGTCGGCGGGGAGTCGGTCCCGCTCGCGGCCGACGGGACGGAGACCGTCGCGCTGACGGTGACGTTCGTCCAGGAGGGCGGGTCGACGCTCACCTACCGACAGGAGGTGGCGGTCGACGCCTCGGAGGGGTCGGTCAGGATACTCTGGCCGGGGAAGACGTCGGTCTGTTCGCTCACGACCGACTGCGGCCGCGAGGGGACGTACCTCCCCGACGGGGACTACGTGTCGGGGGCGTCCGTGAACACCACCGTCCGCACCCGTTAG
- a CDS encoding thymidine kinase translates to MHAITNSGWVEVITGCMFSGKTEELLRRLRRAEIAGQEAAVFTPAVDDRYGETTIGSHDGHSWAATVVDDGPDASDERPTTDGGVGAVRSTPDGRDGAWGILDHLNGEHVVAIDEANFFSTDLVAVCEHLASDGRRVIVSGTDQTFRGEPFDPLPQLVAVAEYVDKLQAICSVCGEPASRNQRLIDGEPAHADDPTILVGAEESYEARCRSCHVLRTD, encoded by the coding sequence ATGCACGCCATCACCAACAGCGGGTGGGTCGAGGTCATCACCGGCTGTATGTTCTCCGGGAAGACCGAGGAGCTGTTGCGCCGGCTCCGCCGGGCGGAGATAGCGGGCCAGGAGGCCGCCGTCTTCACCCCGGCGGTCGACGACCGCTACGGCGAGACCACCATCGGCTCGCACGACGGCCACTCGTGGGCTGCGACCGTCGTCGACGACGGTCCCGACGCGAGCGACGAGCGACCCACGACCGACGGAGGCGTCGGGGCCGTCCGGTCGACCCCGGACGGTCGCGACGGCGCCTGGGGCATCCTCGACCACCTGAACGGCGAGCACGTGGTCGCCATCGACGAGGCGAACTTCTTCTCGACCGACCTCGTCGCGGTCTGTGAACACCTCGCGAGCGACGGCCGGCGCGTCATCGTCTCCGGCACCGACCAGACCTTCCGGGGCGAGCCGTTCGACCCCCTCCCGCAACTCGTCGCCGTCGCCGAGTACGTCGACAAGCTTCAGGCCATCTGCTCGGTCTGTGGCGAACCCGCCTCGCGCAACCAGCGACTCATCGACGGCGAACCCGCCCACGCCGACGACCCCACCATCCTCGTCGGCGCCGAGGAGAGCTACGAGGCGCGCTGTCGGAGCTGTCACGTCCTGCGGACCGACTGA